A genomic window from Salvia miltiorrhiza cultivar Shanhuang (shh) chromosome 5, IMPLAD_Smil_shh, whole genome shotgun sequence includes:
- the LOC130985418 gene encoding flavanone 3-dioxygenase-like gives MAEMKISPCEQAEAGALHPKFIRDEEERPKVAYDQFSDEIPVISFAGIEESGEKRAEAWRRIVAASEDWGIFQLVDHGVDFTVVERMSSLARDFFALPSEEKLRFDMSGGKKGGFIVSSHLQGEVVQDWREIVTYFSYPVAARDYSRWPDKPEGWRAATEEYSRQVMELGCKLLEILSQAMDLEKDALSKACVDMDQKVVVNFYPKCPQPDLTLGLKRHTDPGLITLLLQDQVGGLQATPDGGNTWITIRPVQGAFVVNLGDYAHYLSNGRFKNADHQAVVNSKCSRLSIATFQNPAPDAKVYPLKIREGEESIMKEAITFSEMYKRKMSNDIEVARLKKLANQNKPLF, from the exons atGGCTGAAATGAAAATATCTCCTTGTGAACAAGCAGAAGCCGGCGCCCTCCACCCCAAATTCATCAGAGATGAAGAAGAGAGGCCTAAGGTGGCCTACGACCAATTCAGCGACGAGATACCGGTGATCTCGTTCGCCGGAATTGAGGAGAGCGGGGAGAAGAGGGCGGAGGCGTGGCGGAGGATCGTGGCGGCGAGTGAGGATTGGGGTATTTTTCAGCTGGTTGATCATGGTGTGGATTTCACGGTGGTTGAAAGGATGAGTAGTTTAGCTCGAGACTTCTTTGCGTTGCCTTCCGAAGAGAAGCTGAGGTTCGATATGTCTGGTGGAAAGAAAGGTGGCTTCATCGTCTCTAGCCACCTCCAG GGAGAGGTTGTACAGGACTGGCGAGAGATAGTAACTTATTTTTCGTATCCGGTGGCGGCGCGGGACTACTCGAGGTGGCCGGACAAGCCGGAGGGGTGGCGGGCGGCGACGGAGGAGTATAGCCGGCAGGTGATGGAATTGGGGTGCAAATTGCTGGAGATTTTATCACAAGCAATGGATCTTGAAAAGGATGCACTCTCGAAAGCGTGCGTTGATATGGATCAGAAAGTAGTGGTGAATTTCTACCCAAAATGCCCCCAGCCGGATCTCACTTTGGGTTTGAAGCGACATACGGATCCGGGTTTAATAACTCTTCTGCTCCAAGATCAAGTGGGTGGGCTTCAGGCAACCCCGGATGGTGGTAATACATGGATCACGATTCGACCCGTCCAGGGGGCTTTTGTGGTCAATCTTGGCGACTATGCTCAT TATCTAAGCAATGGGAGGTTCAAGAATGCAGATCATCAAGCTGTAGTAAACTCAAAATGCAGCAGATTATCGATAGCGACGTTCCAGAACCCAGCCCCTGATGCCAAAGTTTACCCGCTGAAGATCAGGGAAGGCGAGGAGTCAATAATGAAAGAAGCCATCACGTTTTCGGAGATGTATAAGAGGAAGATGAGCAACGATATTGAGGTCGCCCGCCTCAAGAAGCTCGCCAACCAAAACAAACCTCTTTTCTAA
- the LOC130985414 gene encoding GDSL esterase/lipase At1g28580-like isoform X2, with protein MNYPFVIILILVSRSNHASSACFKSIIGFGASLADTGNSIQFAPSQAAAAPPYGETFFHRPTGRWSDGRLVIDFTAEALGLPFVQPFWGPSSRGFDGGVNFAVSGCTALPDSFFAKEGLQIELANTYLAAQLSWFKELFLPKFCHTPSDCKNFLETSLVLVGDIGGNDYNYAFLQGKNVESVQSIVPKVVKAISLTINELIKLGATTLMVPGNVPIGCLVVYLTYFKSSNQTYYDPKTGCLNWLNRFSRLHNKVLQTELERIRQQNPNINIVYADYYNAAMQFYHSPQKYGFPEGGLVACCGTEDHLCGTEGSKTCEDPSLYVSWDRLHFTEAAYRLIANGLLRGTFTIPPLNTFCAPTSDI; from the exons ATGAATTACCCATTCGTTATTATCCTGATTTTGGTATCACGAAGCAACCACGCTTCTTCTGCGTGCTTCAAATCCATCATAGGCTTCGGCGCTTCACTAGCAGACACGGGCAACTCAATCCAATTCGCTCCGTCTCAAGCCGCCGCGGCGCCACCCTATGGAGAAACTTTCTTCCACCGTCCCACGGGGAGGTGGTCCGACGGCCGCCTCGTCATCGATTTTACCG CTGAGGCTCTGGGGCTTCCATTTGTGCAGCCATTTTGGGGTCCGAGCAGCAGAGGTTTCGACGGTGGTGTGAATTTCGCGGTGTCGGGTTGCACGGCGCTGCCGGACTCTTTTTTTGCCAAGGAGGGGCTCCAGATTGAACTTGCAAATACATACCTAGCTGCTCAGTTGAGTTGGTTTAAGGAACTATTCTTGCCCAAGTTTTGCCACACACCTTCAG ATTGCAAGAATTTCCTAGAAACCTCATTGGTTTTGGTGGGAGATATAGGAGGCAATGACTACAATTATGCATTCCTCCAAGGGAAAAACGTGGAATCAGTACAATCAATCGTTCCTAAAGTTGTTAAAGCAATAAGCTTAACAATCAAT GAACTGATCAAGCTTGGAGCTACGACATTAATGGTTCCCGGGAATGTTCCTATAGGATGTTTGGTAGTTTATCTTACTTACTTCAAAAGTTCAAATCAGACATATTACGACCCCAAAACAGGTTGCCTCAATTGGCTGAACAGGTTTAGTCGGCTCCATAACAAAGTGCTTCAGACCGAACTAGAACGCATCCGACAACAGAATCCAAACATCAACATAGTCTATGCAGATTATTACAATGCCGCAATGCAATTTTATCATTCCCCACAAAAATATG GATTCCCAGAAGGAGGTCTTGTAGCTTGTTGCGGCACTGAAGATCATCTCTGCGGAACTGAAGGATCCAAGACGTGCGAGGATCCTTCGTTGTACGTGAGTTGGGATCGTCTCCATTTCACTGAGGCAGCTTACAGATTGATAGCAAATGGTTTGTTGCGAGGAACTTTTACCATTCCTCCGCTCAATACGTTTTGTGCTCCGACTTCAGATATATAA
- the LOC130985416 gene encoding GDSL esterase/lipase At1g28580-like isoform X1: MVALAATMLTLIAVLSSSASSESAAGCFESIISFGDSLADTGNYPLLCGADCSLHFVLPPYGRTFFHRLTGRCSDGRLVIDFIAQSLGLPLVQPYIAGGECGRSFSKGVNFAVIAATALDFQFDEKIGFTNAATNVSLGTQLDRFKQFLATIPDGRKFLQKSLVLMGEIGGNDYNHPIIQGSTLEAIQPLVSLVIGYIGSTIEELIKLGAETLLVPGNLPIGCLPIYLTEFKASSSAQDYDPKTGCLNWLNDFAIYHNQLLQNELNRIRQLYSHTLLIYADYYNAALRFYLSPSQFGFSEELILSACCGSGGPYNYNDTALCGIPPASSCDDPASYAGWDGIHFTEAAYRLIAQGLLHGPYTIPHITTACPSLNTDALLYEYS; the protein is encoded by the exons ATGGTGGCCCTTGCTGCAACTATGTTGACTTTAATCGCCGTACTCTCCTCGTCGGCTAGCAGCGAATCGGCGGCCGGATGCTTCGAATCCATCATCAGTTTCGGCGATTCGCTCGCCGACACCGGCAACTATCCTCTGCTCTGCGGCGCCGACTGCTCATTGCACTTTGTTCTCCCGCCTTACGGCCGGACTTTCTTCCACCGTCTCACCGGAAGATGCTCCGACGGCCGTCTCGTCATTGACTTCATCG CTCAAAGTTTGGGGCTGCCGTTGGTGCAGCCGTACATTGCGGGAGGAGAAT GCGGCCGGAGCTTCAGCAAAGGGGTTAATTTTGCGGTTATTGCAGCTACAGCTCTTGATTTCCAATTTGACGAGAAGATTGGATTCACCAATGCTGCTACCAATGTGTCTCTTGGAACCCAACTGGATCGGTTCAAACAATTCTTAGCCACAATTCCAG ATGGGAGAAAGTTTCTCCAAAAGTCATTGGTTTTGATGGGAGAGATAGGAGGAAATGATTACAATCATCCAATAATACAAGGCTCAACTTTGGAGGCCATCCAACCCCTCGTTTCGCTAGTGATTGGCTACATTGGCTCCACAATTGAA GAATTGATCAAGCTTGGTGCTGAGACGTTGCTGGTCCCGGGGAATCTACCAATAGGCTGCCTTCCAATATATCTGACAGAATTCAAGGCAAGCAGCAGTGCCCAAGACTACGACCCCAAAACAGGATGCCTCAATTGGCTCAACGACTTCGCCATCTACCACAACCAGCTGCTCCAGAACGAATTAAACCGCATTCGACAGCTTTATTCTCACACGCTCCTCATCTACGCAGATTATTACAACGCTGCATTGCGCTTCTATCTCTCACCATCTCAATTCG GATTTTCGGAGGAATTAATTCTGAGCGCTTGCTGTGGATCGGGAGGGCCGTACAACTACAACGATACGGCGCTGTGCGGCATTCCTCCGGCGAGTTCCTGTGACGATCCGGCTTCATATGCAGGTTGGGATGGCATACACTTTACAGAAGCAGCTTACAGACTCATAGCGCAAGGTTTGCTTCATGGACCCTACACCATTCCTCATATCACCACTGCTTGTCCTTCCCTAAACACGGATGCTCTACTTTATGAGTATTCCTAA
- the LOC130985414 gene encoding GDSL esterase/lipase At1g28570-like isoform X1: MKGMLHEKYMTTIISNNNKNRLRPEYQMPKSKINIHTLLHTLYIGSDNSTTVSGSFSKKRMNYPFVIILILVSRSNHASSACFKSIIGFGASLADTGNSIQFAPSQAAAAPPYGETFFHRPTGRWSDGRLVIDFTAEALGLPFVQPFWGPSSRGFDGGVNFAVSGCTALPDSFFAKEGLQIELANTYLAAQLSWFKELFLPKFCHTPSDCKNFLETSLVLVGDIGGNDYNYAFLQGKNVESVQSIVPKVVKAISLTINELIKLGATTLMVPGNVPIGCLVVYLTYFKSSNQTYYDPKTGCLNWLNRFSRLHNKVLQTELERIRQQNPNINIVYADYYNAAMQFYHSPQKYGFPEGGLVACCGTEDHLCGTEGSKTCEDPSLYVSWDRLHFTEAAYRLIANGLLRGTFTIPPLNTFCAPTSDI, translated from the exons ATGAAAGGAATGTTGCATGAAAAATATATGACCACTATaataagtaataataataaaaatagattgAGACCCGAATATCAAATGCCTAAgtcaaaaataaatatacatacgCTGCTCCACACTCTATATATTGGCAGTGATAACTCCACCACTGTCAGTGGATCTTTTTCCAAGAAGAGGATGAATTACCCATTCGTTATTATCCTGATTTTGGTATCACGAAGCAACCACGCTTCTTCTGCGTGCTTCAAATCCATCATAGGCTTCGGCGCTTCACTAGCAGACACGGGCAACTCAATCCAATTCGCTCCGTCTCAAGCCGCCGCGGCGCCACCCTATGGAGAAACTTTCTTCCACCGTCCCACGGGGAGGTGGTCCGACGGCCGCCTCGTCATCGATTTTACCG CTGAGGCTCTGGGGCTTCCATTTGTGCAGCCATTTTGGGGTCCGAGCAGCAGAGGTTTCGACGGTGGTGTGAATTTCGCGGTGTCGGGTTGCACGGCGCTGCCGGACTCTTTTTTTGCCAAGGAGGGGCTCCAGATTGAACTTGCAAATACATACCTAGCTGCTCAGTTGAGTTGGTTTAAGGAACTATTCTTGCCCAAGTTTTGCCACACACCTTCAG ATTGCAAGAATTTCCTAGAAACCTCATTGGTTTTGGTGGGAGATATAGGAGGCAATGACTACAATTATGCATTCCTCCAAGGGAAAAACGTGGAATCAGTACAATCAATCGTTCCTAAAGTTGTTAAAGCAATAAGCTTAACAATCAAT GAACTGATCAAGCTTGGAGCTACGACATTAATGGTTCCCGGGAATGTTCCTATAGGATGTTTGGTAGTTTATCTTACTTACTTCAAAAGTTCAAATCAGACATATTACGACCCCAAAACAGGTTGCCTCAATTGGCTGAACAGGTTTAGTCGGCTCCATAACAAAGTGCTTCAGACCGAACTAGAACGCATCCGACAACAGAATCCAAACATCAACATAGTCTATGCAGATTATTACAATGCCGCAATGCAATTTTATCATTCCCCACAAAAATATG GATTCCCAGAAGGAGGTCTTGTAGCTTGTTGCGGCACTGAAGATCATCTCTGCGGAACTGAAGGATCCAAGACGTGCGAGGATCCTTCGTTGTACGTGAGTTGGGATCGTCTCCATTTCACTGAGGCAGCTTACAGATTGATAGCAAATGGTTTGTTGCGAGGAACTTTTACCATTCCTCCGCTCAATACGTTTTGTGCTCCGACTTCAGATATATAA